From one Lolium rigidum isolate FL_2022 chromosome 4, APGP_CSIRO_Lrig_0.1, whole genome shotgun sequence genomic stretch:
- the LOC124708871 gene encoding phytosulfokine receptor 2-like has protein sequence MAKCCLLLLFVAFLLPAASSETPCHPDDLDALRGFAGNLTGGGVHLRAAWSGATCCRWEGVGCDAATGRVTALWLPERGLAGLIPGASLAELAQLEELFLDSNSFVGALPDELFGLARLRKLSLASNKLDGELSPRVRELTCLTSLDLSANRFSGSLPDVFSDLTSLEHFAAHSNGFSGPLPPSLSSLSSLRELNLRNNRLVGTIPSWIGELDHLSFLDLSDNSLVGEVPKSLQIRLEGLATPFTNMPLFRRALDEEPNTITGTNNTVVSGNTNVLSGNDNVVMCGSNNTVSGSNNTVVRGCDNVVAGSNQIVRGSNHVVSENNNVVSGHDNNVSGSFCTVSGNHNTVSGSNNTVSGSYHTVSGSNKVVTGG, from the coding sequence ATGGCGAAATGTTGCCTGCTGCTGCTCTTCGTGGCGTTCCTCTTGCCTGCGGCGAGCAGCGAGACGCCGTGCCACCCCGATGACCTCGACGCGCTGCGGGGCTTCGCCGGGAACCTTACCGGCGGTGGCGTCCACCTCCGCGCCGCGTGGTCCGGCGCCACGTGCTGCCGCTGGGAAGGTGTTGGCTGCGACGCCGCAACCGGCCGCGTCACGGCGCTGTGGCTCCCCGAGCGCGGCCTTGCGGGGCTCATCCCAGGAGCATCCTTGGCGGAGCTCGCGCAACTCGAGGAGCTCTTCCTCGACTCCAACTCTTTCGTGGGAGCCCTCCCCGACGAGCTCTTCGGCCTCGCTCGGCTACGTAAGCTCTCCCTGGCATCCAACAAGCTCGACGGCGAGCTGAGCCCACGCGTCCGTGAGCTCACGTGCCTCACCTCGTTGGACCTGTCCGCCAACCGCTTCTCCGGCAGCCTCCCGGACGTGTTCAGCGACCTCACCTCGCTGGAGCATTTCGCCGCACACTCCAATGGTTTCTCCGGGCCGCTGCCGCCTTCCCTCTCATCACTGTCATCTCTCCGTGAGCTCAACCTCCGGAACAACAGGCTGGTCGGCACCATCCCGTCGTGGATCGGCGAGCTTGAccacctttccttcttggaccTCTCCGATAATTCCTTGGTTGGCGAGGTACCCAAGAGTTTGCAGATACGACTCGAGGGCCTCGCCACCCCTTTCACTAACATGCCATTGTTCCGAAGAGCCCTCGACGAAGAACCAAACACAATAACCGGCACCAACAACACCGTCGTGTCCGGGAACACCAACGTGCTCTCCGGCAACGACAACGTCGTCATGTGCGGGAGCAACAACACCGTGTCCGGAAGCAACAACACCGTCGTGAGAGGGTGCGACAATGTCGTGGCCGGGAGCAACCAGATCGTGCGCGGGAGCAACCATGTCGTCTCCGAGAACAACAATGTTGTCTCCGGGCACGACAACAATGTTTCCGGGAGCTTCTGTACCGTGTCCGGGAACCACAATACCGTATCTGGGAGCAACAATACCGTGTCTGGGAGCTACCATACCGTATCTGGGAGCAACAAGGTCGTGACAGGGGGTTAA
- the LOC124708857 gene encoding tRNA pseudouridine synthase B-like — MVELRPEVVDFPRLHAREEALYFHDAFAMPWEKDKHYRMLYRLEKKYFPDQSLDKAFVAADHAAPPSGADAEDKGLVFFEEEKEADVEEVCKKDKGEVLERKVEEFFKSLKKGPAAGEADASTAKKKTTGSGGEPRQVKRSAGGEDDWPRPHLASRRTELPPRWDGPTGTVVLVDKPKGWTSFTVCGKLRRLVKVQKVGHAGTLDPMATGLLIVCVGKATKVVDRYQGMVKGYSGVFRLGEATSTWDADSPVIQRESWEHIKDEDIRKAAASFMGEIWQVPPMFSAIKVGGEKMYDKARRGETVELSPRRISIYKFDIERSLEDRQNLIFRVTCSKGTYIRSLCADLGKALRSCAHLTALRRDSIGDYSVNDAWNFDELEEQITKGYL; from the exons ATGGTGGAGCTGCGGCCGGAGGTGGTCGACTTCCCGCGCCTGCACGCGCGCGAGGAGGCGCTCTACTTCCACGACGCCTTCGCCATGCCCTGGGAGAAGGACAAACACTACCGCATGCTCTACCGCCTCGAGAAGAAGTACTTCCCGGACCAGTCCCTCGACAAGGCCTTCGTCGCCGCCgaccacgccgcgccgccctccggCGCCGACGCTGAAGACAAGGGGCTCGTCTTCTTCGAGGAAGAGAAGGAAGCCGATGTGGAGGAGGTCTGTAAGAAGGACAAGGGGGAGGTGCTGGAGAGGAAGGTGGAGGAGTTCTTCAAGTCCTTGAAGAAAGGACCTGCGGCTGGAGAAGCTGACGCTTCGACGGCCAAGAAGAAGACGACGGGGTCAGGGGGCGAGCCAAGGCAGGTGAAGCGGAGTGCAGGAGGGGAAGATGACTGGCCGCGGCCGCACCTCGCGAGCAGGAGGACGGAGCTGCCGCCTCGATGGGACGGGCCAACCGGGACCGTCGTGCTCGTCGACAAGCCCAAAG GTTGGACTTCATTTACTGTTTGTGGAAAACTGCGGCGATTAGTGAAAGTGCAAAAG GTTGGGCATGCGGGTACTCTGGATCCTATGGCAACAGGATTGTTGATTGTTTGTGTGGGCAAAGCAACCAAAGTTGTTGACAG ATACCAAGGAATGGTTAAAGGCTATAGTGGTGTTTTCCGACTTGGAGAAGCAACATCTACCTGGGATGCAGATTCACCA GTTATTCAGAGGGAATCATGGGAACACATCAAAGATGAAGATATTAGAAAGGCAGCAGCATCATTCATGGGTGAAATATGGCAAGTTCCTCCGATGTTTTCTGCCATTAAG GTTGGCGGTGAAAAAATGTATGACAAAGCAAGGAGAGGTGAAACGGTAGAGCTTTCACCTAGACGTATATCCATATATAAGTTTGATATTGAGCGCAGTTTAGAAGACAG GCAAAATTTGATATTTCGAGTTACTTGCTCGAAAGGAACGTACATTCGGTCCCTCTGTGCAGACTTGGGAAAAGCACTTCGAAG CTGTGCTCATTTAACTGCACTGCGGAGAGACTCAATTG GTGACTATTCTGTCAACGACGCTTGGAACTTCGATGAACTAGAGGAACAAATTACCAAGGGATATTTATGA